The following coding sequences are from one Planctomycetota bacterium window:
- a CDS encoding dienelactone hydrolase family protein — protein sequence MKYILLAIIVVLLLFILSYKGDDKTPARIISENVEYKSNGVVMEGFIAYDGAVSGKRPAVIIVHEWDGLGNYVKSRAEQIARLGYVAFCADIYGKGVRASSSEESAKLAGTYRANPKLMRERITAALEELKNNELVDKDNIAAMGYCFGGGTVLELARTGADIKGVISFHGNLNNLDPATTKPIQAKILVLHGADDKSVTPEAMTAFEDEMRHAKTDWQIVIYGNAVHGFTNPAHGNDPGKGAAYEEKADKRSWEAMKSFLKEIFSPNDLKH from the coding sequence ATGAAATATATCCTGCTGGCAATAATTGTAGTTTTATTGTTGTTTATCCTGTCCTATAAGGGCGACGATAAAACACCCGCCAGGATAATCTCAGAAAACGTAGAATATAAAAGCAATGGCGTGGTAATGGAAGGCTTCATTGCTTATGACGGGGCGGTTTCCGGTAAGCGGCCGGCAGTCATCATCGTCCATGAATGGGATGGGCTGGGTAATTACGTCAAAAGCCGGGCGGAACAGATTGCCCGATTGGGTTATGTGGCTTTCTGCGCGGATATTTACGGAAAAGGCGTAAGGGCAAGCTCGAGCGAAGAATCCGCAAAGTTAGCCGGCACTTACCGCGCCAACCCCAAACTTATGCGGGAAAGGATAACCGCCGCATTAGAAGAACTGAAAAATAATGAACTGGTGGATAAGGATAATATCGCAGCCATGGGGTATTGCTTCGGCGGAGGGACTGTTTTGGAGCTGGCAAGGACCGGGGCGGATATTAAGGGCGTTATCAGTTTCCACGGCAACCTCAATAACCTTGATCCGGCAACGACAAAACCAATCCAGGCGAAAATATTGGTTCTGCACGGCGCGGATGACAAATCAGTAACGCCGGAGGCGATGACGGCATTTGAAGATGAAATGCGCCATGCCAAAACCGACTGGCAAATTGTCATTTACGGCAACGCTGTGCACGGGTTTACCAATCCGGCACATGGCAATGACCCGGGAAAAGGCGCGGCTTATGAGGAGAAGGCCGACAAACGTTCATGGGAAGCCATGAAGAGCTTCCTTAAAGAAATATTTTCTCCGAATGATTTAAAGCACTGA
- a CDS encoding DUF362 domain-containing protein yields the protein MVKTTLVKKTVPNAFTGNGKALVSKVNITGNLRRDIRKAVSLIGDLARIIKPNDTVLLKPNYVFDAPYPATTSPDFLRAVVEIVKEYHPSRILIGESSAYWQNTRRNMERHGAFDVARETGAEIYIFDDYDWVRIAIPNGKYQKSTKIPRILDEVNCLIFLPCLKTHRLARYTCSLKLAFGCTKKSERVAHFINLEPKVAEVASVIWPDLCIVDARKIFITHGPGEGDAAEPGLFLASGDRIAIDVEGVKIIQSYPAKNRLDMDAWELPTIRRAIELGLGAESEKDYILKSSEKLDFVAQP from the coding sequence ATGGTAAAAACAACGCTGGTGAAAAAGACTGTCCCGAATGCTTTTACCGGAAATGGCAAGGCGCTGGTGAGCAAGGTAAATATCACCGGAAATCTCAGGCGGGATATCAGGAAAGCTGTCTCTTTAATCGGCGATCTGGCCCGTATAATCAAGCCTAACGATACGGTCCTTTTGAAGCCCAACTACGTATTTGATGCGCCGTATCCGGCTACCACATCCCCTGATTTCCTGCGCGCGGTTGTGGAAATAGTTAAGGAATACCATCCGTCAAGAATCCTGATAGGTGAGTCCTCGGCTTACTGGCAAAACACGCGCCGGAATATGGAGCGCCACGGCGCCTTTGATGTTGCCCGTGAAACCGGCGCGGAAATTTATATCTTTGATGATTACGACTGGGTTAGGATAGCGATTCCTAATGGAAAATACCAGAAATCCACCAAAATCCCCAGAATATTGGATGAGGTGAACTGCCTGATTTTCCTGCCGTGTTTGAAAACCCACCGGCTTGCCAGATACACCTGTTCCCTGAAACTTGCCTTTGGTTGCACCAAGAAATCCGAGCGGGTAGCACATTTTATTAACCTGGAACCCAAGGTTGCCGAGGTGGCATCGGTAATCTGGCCGGACCTGTGCATCGTGGACGCCCGGAAAATCTTCATTACCCATGGCCCGGGTGAAGGGGATGCCGCCGAGCCCGGATTGTTTCTTGCTTCCGGCGACCGGATTGCGATTGATGTCGAAGGAGTAAAAATAATCCAGTCTTATCCTGCCAAAAACAGGCTGGATATGGATGCCTGGGAGCTCCCGACCATAAGGCGTGCGATAGAACTTGGGCTGGGCGCCGAATCAGAAAAAGATTATATATTAAAATCTTCTGAGAAATTGGATTTCGTTGCCCAGCCCTAA
- a CDS encoding YHS domain-containing protein: MRKGIVMLVIALVTFAMGCSQTMYESKPDKTKTEKPVMKPDMMQKKAADKVTPHTIKANEIGKEVICTVMKVPCTVDENTPALEYKGKVYYFCCNNCPKMFMEDPDKYAVKTEVTPHAITADEIGKEVTCPVMKVPCTVDKNTSALEYKGKVYYFCCNNCPKRFMEDPDKYAAQSEIKAHFISDEEVGKEVRCTVMGGTFKVEKDTPALEYKGKVYYFCCYNCPEKFKENPDKYAIESQVKAHFISDEEIGKEVICPVMKGTFTVDKETPALEYKGKVYYFCCYNCPKKFIADPDKYASKD; this comes from the coding sequence ATGAGGAAAGGGATAGTAATGCTGGTAATTGCCCTGGTAACTTTCGCAATGGGATGCTCCCAGACAATGTATGAATCAAAGCCGGATAAAACCAAAACGGAAAAGCCCGTCATGAAACCTGATATGATGCAAAAAAAGGCCGCGGATAAGGTCACACCCCATACTATCAAGGCTAATGAAATCGGCAAGGAAGTAATCTGCACGGTCATGAAGGTCCCCTGCACGGTTGACGAAAATACTCCGGCGCTGGAATACAAGGGCAAGGTCTATTATTTCTGCTGCAACAATTGTCCGAAGATGTTCATGGAAGATCCGGATAAATATGCGGTAAAAACAGAAGTTACCCCCCACGCAATCACGGCTGATGAAATCGGCAAGGAAGTAACCTGCCCGGTCATGAAGGTCCCCTGCACGGTTGATAAGAATACATCTGCCCTTGAATACAAAGGCAAGGTTTATTATTTCTGCTGCAACAATTGCCCGAAAAGGTTCATGGAAGACCCGGATAAATATGCGGCACAATCTGAAATCAAAGCGCATTTCATCAGTGATGAAGAAGTGGGCAAAGAAGTGAGGTGCACGGTTATGGGCGGGACGTTCAAGGTGGAGAAAGATACCCCGGCACTGGAATACAAAGGCAAGGTCTATTATTTCTGTTGTTACAATTGCCCGGAGAAGTTTAAGGAAAATCCGGATAAATACGCAATCGAATCACAGGTTAAGGCGCATTTCATCAGCGATGAAGAAATCGGCAAAGAAGTAATCTGCCCGGTTATGAAAGGGACTTTCACAGTGGATAAGGAAACCCCGGCCCTTGAATACAAAGGCAAGGTTTATTATTTCTGCTGCTACAACTGCCCGAAAAAGTTCATCGCAGACCCGGATAAATATGCGTCAAAAGATTAA
- a CDS encoding diguanylate cyclase — protein MNEQENHAVQTKPPVKAIVRAAVIILIAEFVALGAIKYTPLADWIQLTTWHVWLVIVLIPMLYFLIFRPLNIIISQRRQAAMEYRTILQTALDGFWVTDREGRFLDANESYCSLIGYTRDELLKMSIGNLEVYQSPDEITRSIHEVMERGSGRFEVHHRSKSGKILTLELSINYLKDGGRFFVFGRDITQRREMEKALNETNEKLNYSVKILEQHNFEINLLAEMNTKLQVSLTTAEAYKVIGEFLKRLYPENSGALYIFDTPRNLAEPVITWGANAPGHELFTPEECWAVRMGRPYLSTNVSESTPGCRHGKNVSGIFFCVPLILQSEVSGILSIVFARSDLAKDKAIRLEQKKHMATNIAAQIGPSLGNLKLRESLQALSIRDHLTGLFNRRYMEESLERELLRASRKGTPVGIIMMDIDHFKDFNDRFGHAYGDNLMQNMGKFLRENIRESDIACRYGGEEFTLIIPDATLEATRQRAEYLREEFKKLYPQKGDKSSDGITISLGVSVYPEHGTTAEAVLKAADAALYKAKESGRDRVQVA, from the coding sequence ATGAACGAACAAGAAAATCACGCCGTCCAAACTAAGCCACCTGTTAAGGCAATCGTCCGCGCAGCCGTAATCATACTTATTGCCGAGTTTGTCGCGCTTGGCGCAATTAAGTATACACCGCTGGCTGATTGGATTCAGTTGACGACATGGCATGTCTGGCTGGTTATCGTCCTTATCCCGATGCTTTACTTTTTGATATTCCGCCCGTTGAACATCATCATCAGCCAGCGCCGGCAGGCGGCAATGGAATACCGGACTATCCTCCAGACGGCGCTGGATGGGTTTTGGGTAACCGATAGAGAAGGGCGGTTCCTGGATGCAAACGAAAGTTATTGCTCACTCATCGGATACACCCGCGATGAGCTGCTTAAGATGTCTATCGGCAATTTGGAGGTTTACCAGTCACCGGATGAAATTACCCGCAGCATCCACGAAGTAATGGAACGCGGCTCGGGCAGGTTTGAAGTCCATCACCGCTCCAAGTCCGGTAAAATTCTTACACTCGAACTTTCTATCAACTATCTTAAGGACGGGGGGCGTTTTTTTGTCTTTGGGCGTGATATCACCCAGCGCCGTGAAATGGAAAAGGCGCTTAATGAAACAAACGAAAAGCTCAATTACTCGGTTAAAATTCTGGAACAGCACAATTTCGAAATAAACCTGCTGGCGGAGATGAATACCAAACTGCAGGTCTCGCTGACCACCGCTGAAGCTTACAAGGTAATCGGCGAATTCCTCAAGCGGTTGTATCCGGAAAACTCGGGTGCTTTATATATTTTCGATACACCTCGCAACCTGGCAGAACCCGTAATAACCTGGGGCGCTAATGCGCCCGGCCATGAACTGTTTACGCCGGAAGAGTGCTGGGCAGTCCGGATGGGAAGGCCCTATCTGAGTACGAACGTGTCGGAAAGCACTCCGGGATGCCGCCACGGGAAAAATGTATCCGGGATATTTTTCTGCGTGCCGCTGATATTACAGAGCGAGGTCTCCGGCATACTCAGCATCGTATTCGCCCGTTCCGACCTGGCAAAAGATAAAGCTATCCGGCTGGAACAAAAAAAGCACATGGCAACGAATATCGCTGCCCAGATAGGACCCTCGCTGGGCAACTTAAAATTGAGGGAAAGCCTGCAAGCCCTCTCCATCCGCGACCATCTGACCGGCCTTTTTAACCGCCGTTATATGGAAGAATCCCTGGAACGCGAATTGCTCCGGGCCAGCCGCAAGGGCACTCCGGTCGGTATTATTATGATGGATATAGACCACTTCAAGGATTTTAACGACCGGTTTGGACACGCCTATGGAGATAATCTAATGCAAAACATGGGCAAATTCCTCAGGGAAAATATCAGGGAAAGCGATATTGCCTGTCGTTACGGGGGCGAGGAATTTACGCTCATTATACCTGATGCCACTTTGGAGGCAACCCGCCAGCGCGCCGAATACCTGCGGGAAGAATTCAAAAAATTATATCCCCAGAAAGGCGACAAATCATCTGATGGCATCACGATTTCATTGGGGGTGTCTGTTTACCCGGAGCACGGCACTACGGCCGAGGCGGTCCTTAAGGCAGCGGATGCGGCGCTTTATAAGGCAAAGGAATCCGGCCGTGACCGCGTCCAAGTCGCCTGA
- a CDS encoding STAS domain-containing protein, whose product MIEQPVEQGIDITTQRQDGIVEVIMKGYIDAYTYTDVEKTFNRLVEEKVSKVILDMSKVKFLGAVGAGLLITLLTGIEENKGKVVILKPSSEVKEVLDLVGLSAVFPIANDNVTAWKSVLSA is encoded by the coding sequence ATGATTGAGCAACCTGTGGAGCAGGGAATAGATATTACTACACAACGGCAGGATGGAATCGTTGAAGTTATAATGAAGGGATACATAGACGCTTATACATATACAGATGTTGAAAAAACCTTTAATCGCCTCGTTGAAGAAAAGGTTTCTAAAGTGATTTTGGATATGTCTAAGGTGAAATTTTTAGGGGCGGTTGGGGCGGGGCTTCTTATAACTTTATTAACCGGGATAGAAGAAAATAAAGGAAAAGTAGTAATATTAAAACCCTCCTCCGAAGTAAAAGAAGTATTGGACTTAGTCGGGTTGAGCGCTGTTTTTCCCATAGCTAATGACAATGTAACGGCGTGGAAATCTGTTTTGTCCGCATGA
- a CDS encoding winged helix-turn-helix domain-containing protein, with protein MGKCSAKSFPKGQMMNVRADVGSAAGKLWQYLSKNGVSSLEDLSCQADIDCDLAKLAVGWLAREDKVCLSRDKNDTYIRLSDSEVRV; from the coding sequence ATGGGAAAATGTTCTGCTAAATCATTTCCAAAGGGGCAGATGATGAATGTCCGTGCCGATGTTGGTAGCGCCGCAGGGAAGCTCTGGCAATATCTTTCCAAAAACGGCGTATCCAGCCTTGAGGACTTAAGCTGCCAGGCTGATATTGACTGCGATTTAGCCAAGCTGGCGGTTGGTTGGTTAGCCAGGGAAGATAAGGTTTGCCTTAGCCGGGATAAGAACGATACGTATATCCGGTTATCCGATTCCGAAGTAAGGGTATAA
- a CDS encoding ferritin-like domain-containing protein yields the protein MVLSIIVTGCSAASANKEVVDQGAGNQTPSEELKDLLNRGIARELRVSIQYMWQHIICNDAESQEFQNELRSIAVNEMGHAKAIAERLYALGGVPTTKSEDVTVGSSLKEMFENDKREEAGALKLYTRTIELAGKLGDEITVRLFRKILQDEQEHYDTFSAFLEKVK from the coding sequence ATGGTGTTGAGCATCATCGTCACTGGATGCTCCGCCGCTTCGGCAAATAAAGAAGTTGTTGACCAAGGCGCGGGAAACCAAACCCCGTCCGAAGAATTAAAGGATTTGCTTAATCGGGGCATTGCCCGGGAGCTGAGGGTTTCCATCCAGTATATGTGGCAGCATATCATCTGCAACGATGCGGAAAGCCAGGAGTTCCAGAACGAACTAAGGTCGATTGCCGTCAACGAAATGGGCCATGCAAAAGCCATTGCCGAACGGTTGTATGCTTTGGGCGGCGTTCCGACGACCAAGTCCGAAGATGTTACTGTCGGAAGCAGCCTTAAAGAGATGTTTGAAAACGACAAAAGGGAAGAAGCCGGTGCGCTTAAATTATACACGAGAACAATCGAACTTGCCGGCAAACTGGGCGATGAAATAACCGTTCGATTATTCAGGAAAATCCTGCAGGATGAACAGGAGCATTACGACACCTTCAGCGCCTTTTTGGAAAAGGTAAAGTAA
- a CDS encoding diguanylate cyclase: MKPCSFCRNILDNIANGVYVVDNNLHIRYWNRIMEKITGIKSHEITGYPCEHRKFFYYDRSGGHPCTPEKCILVNAIKYGIAEEKDFYLHHKDGFQVPVSLRATPLRNAHNQVVGAVGMSCVNLYKMAGIRYATEQELMAYIDPVTRIGNRRYVEMNVQRRLEELCRYSWSFGILFIDLDHFKKINDLYGHDTGDEVLKSMSSVLQRNLRSYDGVGRWGGEEFIATVQGVKANMLSIVANRLRQTIERNKVIVGVHNIKCTISLGATLGKTTDTVDGLLTRADGLMYHSKKSGRNCVSTEKLC, from the coding sequence ATGAAACCTTGTAGCTTCTGCAGAAACATTTTGGATAACATCGCCAACGGCGTATATGTCGTAGATAATAATCTACACATCAGGTATTGGAACAGGATTATGGAGAAGATTACCGGCATAAAATCGCACGAAATAACCGGATATCCCTGTGAGCATAGGAAATTCTTTTATTATGACCGGAGCGGGGGACATCCCTGTACTCCTGAAAAATGTATTTTAGTGAATGCCATAAAATATGGTATCGCCGAGGAAAAGGATTTTTATCTCCACCATAAAGACGGATTCCAGGTGCCCGTTTCCCTGCGGGCTACGCCCCTTAGAAACGCGCACAACCAAGTCGTAGGAGCCGTCGGGATGTCCTGCGTTAATCTATATAAGATGGCTGGCATTCGGTATGCCACCGAGCAGGAACTAATGGCTTATATTGACCCGGTTACCCGCATAGGCAATCGCCGCTATGTTGAAATGAATGTCCAACGGAGATTGGAAGAATTATGCCGTTATTCTTGGAGTTTTGGCATACTGTTTATTGACCTGGACCATTTCAAGAAAATCAATGATTTATACGGCCATGATACCGGCGACGAAGTGCTTAAGAGTATGTCCAGTGTGCTTCAGCGTAATTTAAGGTCTTATGATGGGGTGGGACGCTGGGGCGGAGAAGAATTTATTGCCACCGTTCAGGGGGTTAAGGCGAATATGCTTTCTATCGTGGCGAACCGATTGCGTCAAACCATTGAAAGAAATAAGGTTATTGTAGGCGTGCATAATATCAAATGCACCATTTCTCTCGGCGCAACTCTGGGCAAAACCACCGATACAGTGGATGGTCTCCTGACAAGAGCAGATGGATTAATGTACCATAGCAAGAAATCAGGTCGTAATTGCGTGTCTACGGAAAAATTATGTTAA